GAAATTTTAGTATCGTCTGGAAGATCCAGATAAGTTTTGTCAGGTTTTATTTGCACTCCAGTAAATAAGGTCTTTTTTTCACTAAATATCAGTGCTTTATTAATATTCTCATTAATAAATAATCCTTTTACTGAATTAGAAACATTGTTTTTCTCTAAATTATAAATATTAGCTGATAAGGAGGGTTTTAAAATGACCATAGAATTAACAATAGTATTATCGAATTCAATTTGAAATTGTTTTTTTGTATCTAATATTTGATAAACAAAGTATAAGCCTATTGAGCAAACTGTTATAGGGATAATGATAAGTAAGATTTTTATATTTAAAGGTTTTTCTTTAATATCCATCTTTCTACCAACAAAAATTGTATGTCAATCTATCGGTAGGCAATAAATAATATTTACCTAATTTTATTTAGTATTTATCATAATATTGAATATAATATTAATCATTACTTTAATTTAAGGATTTTTACCTGTATATTTTCTTACAATTGCTGAGTATTGGGGTGTTTTTTTAAAACTTTCAATGGCCTGTTTTACTTTACTAATAAGTTTTTCAGATGTTTTTTTTGTCGTAGCAATATAATTTTCTTCAGTATCTATTTTATTGCCAAATGTATAGTAATCAATATTTAGCTTTTGCTCTTTTAGAAAACTTAATGCACCTATGACAGATGTGTACCAAGCATCTATTGTTTTTTCTTCCAAAGCTTTTACGTTTTGTGAGTCTTTTGGCACTGAAATGATATTTTGTTTCATTAATTTTTGATTTAGCAGAAATGTTTCATATGAAGTAGCAAGCATAACCCCTATTTTTTTATTTTTTACTTCTTGGAGAGAATTGATTGGTTTTGTTCCTTTATAGCTAATAAAAACCGTATCAGCATTATAGATTTTAGAAACCCATATATATTTTTTTTCTCTATCAGGATTTCTAGTAAATGGAATAATAAATGATTTACTATCAGTATTTGCCAAGCAATCTTCTTGTGCTCTAATCCAAGGTTCCCATATTATTTTAAACGTAATATTTTTATGTTTAAAAGCTTGGGATATTATTTCTCCTGCAATTCCACCAATTTGATTCTCCCCCCATTTTTCAGTTTTAGAAGGGAAATCATGCGTTATTATGGTGACATCTTCTGCAAAAGAAAATATTGGTAAGGTGAAGGAAATGTATAGAAAAGAATAAAATATGTTTTTAGAAATAGCCATTTAATTACCTTTAACAGCTTATTACAAAAAAATACTATTTACCAGTATACTTTTTAATAATTGCTTTATAATCAGGAGTCTTTTTAAAAGAATCTATAGCTTCTTTAACTTTATCAACTAGTTCTTTTGCTGTTCCTTTAGATGTTGCAATATAGTTTTCTTCAATATCAATTTTATTTCCAAATTCAAAAGAATCTATAGCCATTTTTTCAGCATTGAACGTAGCAATTGCACCTATGACACCAGTATACCAAGCATATATTTTTCCCGCTTCAAGTTTTTTCGCATTTGTTGAGTCATTTGGTACGCCTTCAATATCTGATTTTGTTAACCCATTTTTTTCATTAGCAATGGCAGCTTCATAGGAAGAACCAAGTAAAACACCTATTTTTTTACCTTTAGCTTCAGCAATAGTATTTAACTTTGCTGTTCCTTTTTTTGTAATAAATACTGTTTCAGCATCATACAATTTTGAAACCCAATTGTAATTAGGCTCTCTTTCAGCATTTCTTGTAAAAGGAATAATAAAAGATTTTTTATCACTATTTGCTAAGGTCTCTTCTTGAGCACGCTTCCAAGGCAACCAATTCATTTTAAAACTTATTTTTTTAGCCGCAAATGCTTTTGTAATAATTTCACCACCAATGCCACCAACTTGATTTTCCCCTAATTTATCTGTTTTTGAGGGTAAAACTTGTGTGCAAATTGTAATGTCTTGAGCAAATACAGCAGTACATGCTAAAGTTGATATAGAAATTGCTAAAATCTTTATATTTCTTAACATATAATCCTCAATTTTATAAATAAATTAAAATTATTTTCCTGCATATTTTTTAATAATTGCTGCATATTGAGGTGTCTTTTTAAAACTTTCAATTGCATCTTTTAC
This is a stretch of genomic DNA from Pigmentibacter ruber. It encodes these proteins:
- a CDS encoding substrate-binding periplasmic protein, producing MLRNIKILAISISTLACTAVFAQDITICTQVLPSKTDKLGENQVGGIGGEIITKAFAAKKISFKMNWLPWKRAQEETLANSDKKSFIIPFTRNAEREPNYNWVSKLYDAETVFITKKGTAKLNTIAEAKGKKIGVLLGSSYEAAIANEKNGLTKSDIEGVPNDSTNAKKLEAGKIYAWYTGVIGAIATFNAEKMAIDSFEFGNKIDIEENYIATSKGTAKELVDKVKEAIDSFKKTPDYKAIIKKYTGK
- a CDS encoding substrate-binding periplasmic protein, translating into MAISKNIFYSFLYISFTLPIFSFAEDVTIITHDFPSKTEKWGENQIGGIAGEIISQAFKHKNITFKIIWEPWIRAQEDCLANTDSKSFIIPFTRNPDREKKYIWVSKIYNADTVFISYKGTKPINSLQEVKNKKIGVMLATSYETFLLNQKLMKQNIISVPKDSQNVKALEEKTIDAWYTSVIGALSFLKEQKLNIDYYTFGNKIDTEENYIATTKKTSEKLISKVKQAIESFKKTPQYSAIVRKYTGKNP